Proteins from one Chitinophaga oryzae genomic window:
- a CDS encoding nuclear transport factor 2 family protein yields the protein MKTQAHKGDAKDEKQLILLTLNNYLQGRPVLDTERLRAAFHPDAYIRTIIEGKLVQWTLPQYLDLVARATVQECQPELLSFSWDGDTGSAHVQLTFDTFRFIDRFNLVKLDGQWQIVDKVSYREELPKETVEA from the coding sequence ATGAAAACTCAGGCACACAAAGGTGACGCAAAAGACGAAAAACAGCTGATACTGCTTACGCTGAACAATTATCTCCAGGGACGTCCGGTGCTGGATACCGAAAGGCTTCGGGCAGCCTTCCATCCCGATGCATACATCCGGACCATCATAGAAGGAAAGCTGGTCCAATGGACACTGCCACAATACCTTGACCTGGTTGCCCGGGCCACCGTACAGGAATGCCAACCCGAACTGCTTTCCTTCTCCTGGGATGGAGACACCGGTTCTGCGCATGTCCAACTGACTTTTGACACCTTCCGGTTCATTGACCGGTTTAACCTGGTAAAGTTAGACGGCCAATGGCAGATCGTGGACAAGGTCTCCTACCGGGAGGAGCTTCCAAAAGAAACCGTTGAGGCATAG
- a CDS encoding PVC-type heme-binding CxxCH protein, with product MNTGIKVWFTGIGMMVIIAACNQQHPKKENTQLPVSDNEDVARYMESFKGVGALTDSSQPTLPRETLKHFKCPDDLALDLVLSEPQVVQPVELSFDHRGRLWVVQYHQYPFPQGLKVVSIDNYLRVKFDKVPAAPPAGAKGADKITVFEDTDGDGVYDKSTDAIQGLNIATSVITGRGKIWVLNPPYLLAYPDADNDGMPDGNPEVHLQGFGLEDTHAVANSLRWGPDGWLYGAQGSTTTADISSAVSKHVAFQGQAIWRYNIDTKVFEVFAEGGGNTFNVEFDSKGRLYSGDNGYDRGPNFKQGAYYQKSLGKHGPYTSAYTFGNLPSMKLTGERKRFTHSLIRYEETSLPDRYKGKMIALNPLLNYVQLTRFEPSGSTFSNVDEQQIIKTDDHWFRPVNIKAGPDGNVYIADWYDSRLSHVDPHDTWHKTSGRVYRLRNKAHTPVPPKFDLSKYSGGQLIQLLKGENKWFRQQAQLQFANRKDKSILPALLPLLQSGDGQVALEALWAINGCGGWNDEIAIVALGHKDPYVRNWAVRLSGDGGAVSPQVAKRLVRLAASEQDPEVRSQIACTAKRLKSDLAVSMIEGLLKSHDDATDADIPLLTWWAIGDKAETDRDRVLAMFRQPQIWQRKTVQQTILKRLVQRYTMAGGEANFAAVARLIKMAPSRQVAKLLIDGLREGLRGRDLVGLSPALTKAIQPYQNELFGGPLALGLRQSDPAVVDQAIKVVADTKADMQHRLAYIKIMGETGQKKAVPILLKVVGAGSSSGALRQTAIQALQYFDNPEIGSSVVAAYPQYRGDEGVRNAAIDLVSSRAVWANTFLDAIEKTKVINKADVTEAAARRFKLLKDPQMGERVNRLWPNVKLATSEEKNERIARYMKIIRSGSGNMEKGKVLFANNCGACHRLFDAGGTIGPELTGYDRNNINSMLLNIIDPNADIREGYVIHRVVTTDGRTLEGKIVSRNGDAITLQPVGGKDIVLPAARIKDMKAQQVSVMPERILDHLSDQEVRDIFSYIMKK from the coding sequence ATGAATACAGGAATAAAAGTTTGGTTTACGGGTATAGGTATGATGGTGATAATCGCTGCCTGTAATCAGCAACATCCCAAAAAGGAAAATACACAATTGCCGGTAAGCGACAATGAAGATGTGGCCCGTTATATGGAATCATTTAAAGGGGTAGGTGCGCTGACGGATTCTTCGCAGCCCACGCTACCCAGGGAGACGCTGAAACATTTCAAATGTCCGGACGACCTGGCGCTGGACCTGGTATTATCTGAGCCGCAGGTGGTACAGCCGGTGGAACTGAGCTTCGATCACCGCGGCCGGCTTTGGGTAGTGCAGTATCATCAGTATCCTTTCCCACAGGGACTGAAAGTAGTGAGCATCGATAATTACCTGCGGGTGAAGTTTGATAAAGTACCGGCTGCTCCGCCGGCAGGCGCGAAGGGAGCGGACAAGATTACGGTGTTTGAAGACACGGATGGAGACGGCGTTTATGATAAGTCCACCGATGCTATACAGGGATTGAACATAGCCACCAGCGTGATAACGGGAAGAGGAAAGATCTGGGTACTGAACCCGCCTTACCTGCTGGCCTATCCCGATGCGGACAACGACGGTATGCCGGATGGAAACCCGGAAGTGCATCTACAGGGATTCGGCCTGGAAGATACGCACGCAGTGGCCAACAGTTTACGTTGGGGACCCGACGGCTGGTTGTATGGCGCCCAGGGAAGCACCACCACGGCCGATATCAGTTCTGCAGTGTCAAAGCATGTTGCCTTCCAGGGCCAGGCTATCTGGCGCTATAATATAGATACAAAGGTGTTTGAAGTGTTTGCGGAAGGCGGAGGAAATACCTTCAATGTGGAGTTCGACAGCAAGGGGCGGCTGTATTCCGGGGACAACGGGTATGACAGGGGCCCGAATTTTAAACAGGGCGCCTACTATCAGAAGAGTTTGGGAAAACATGGTCCTTACACCAGCGCCTATACGTTCGGGAATCTGCCCAGTATGAAACTCACCGGAGAAAGAAAACGGTTTACACACTCCCTGATCAGGTACGAGGAAACCAGTCTGCCTGATAGATATAAAGGCAAAATGATCGCCCTTAACCCGCTGCTGAACTATGTACAGCTTACCCGTTTCGAACCCTCCGGATCTACCTTCTCCAATGTGGATGAACAGCAGATCATCAAAACGGATGATCATTGGTTCCGGCCTGTTAACATTAAAGCAGGACCCGATGGCAATGTGTACATCGCCGATTGGTACGATAGCCGTTTGTCGCATGTGGATCCGCATGATACCTGGCATAAAACATCGGGAAGGGTGTACCGCCTGCGTAATAAGGCGCATACGCCGGTACCGCCGAAGTTTGACCTGAGCAAATATTCCGGCGGTCAGCTGATACAATTATTAAAAGGGGAGAATAAATGGTTCCGCCAGCAGGCGCAGTTACAGTTTGCCAACCGTAAAGACAAATCCATCCTGCCTGCATTATTGCCATTGCTTCAATCCGGTGACGGGCAGGTCGCGCTGGAGGCATTATGGGCCATCAACGGGTGCGGGGGATGGAACGATGAAATAGCTATCGTTGCGCTGGGGCATAAAGATCCTTATGTGAGGAACTGGGCGGTGCGATTATCCGGCGACGGGGGAGCGGTATCCCCGCAGGTGGCCAAACGGTTGGTCCGGCTGGCAGCTTCAGAGCAGGACCCGGAAGTAAGGAGCCAGATTGCCTGCACTGCAAAACGATTGAAAAGCGATCTGGCTGTATCTATGATCGAAGGACTGCTGAAAAGCCATGATGACGCCACGGATGCAGATATTCCGTTACTGACCTGGTGGGCAATAGGAGATAAAGCAGAAACGGATAGAGACCGTGTGCTGGCGATGTTCCGGCAGCCGCAAATCTGGCAGCGAAAGACCGTTCAGCAGACGATATTAAAACGGCTGGTGCAACGGTATACTATGGCGGGCGGCGAAGCGAATTTTGCAGCAGTAGCCCGTTTAATTAAAATGGCGCCTTCCCGGCAGGTAGCGAAACTGTTGATCGATGGGTTACGCGAGGGGCTTCGCGGGCGTGACCTGGTTGGTTTGTCGCCGGCGCTTACCAAAGCCATACAGCCTTATCAGAATGAGCTTTTCGGAGGCCCTTTGGCGTTAGGGCTCCGGCAGAGCGATCCTGCAGTGGTGGACCAGGCCATTAAGGTTGTTGCGGATACGAAAGCAGATATGCAGCACCGTTTGGCTTATATCAAAATAATGGGTGAAACCGGCCAGAAAAAGGCGGTCCCCATCTTATTAAAAGTGGTAGGGGCTGGCAGCTCATCAGGAGCGTTGAGGCAAACCGCTATACAGGCATTACAGTATTTTGATAATCCTGAGATAGGCAGCAGCGTGGTGGCTGCATATCCGCAGTACCGGGGTGATGAAGGGGTGCGGAACGCGGCGATAGACCTGGTGTCCAGCAGGGCAGTGTGGGCGAATACATTCCTGGATGCGATCGAAAAAACCAAGGTGATCAATAAGGCAGACGTTACTGAAGCTGCCGCCCGCCGGTTTAAATTGCTCAAAGATCCGCAGATGGGAGAAAGAGTGAACCGGTTATGGCCGAATGTGAAGCTGGCTACTTCTGAAGAAAAGAATGAGCGGATTGCCAGGTATATGAAAATCATCAGGTCAGGTTCCGGCAATATGGAAAAAGGGAAAGTGCTGTTTGCTAATAATTGTGGTGCATGTCATCGTTTATTTGACGCAGGTGGAACGATTGGGCCGGAGCTCACCGGTTATGACAGGAACAATATCAACAGCATGCTGCTGAATATTATCGATCCAAATGCAGATATCAGGGAAGGGTATGTCATTCACCGCGTAGTGACTACGGATGGCCGTACCCTGGAAGGAAAGATTGTATCCCGTAACGGCGACGCAATTACCCTTCAGCCTGTAGGGGGTAAGGATATTGTTCTTCCTGCGGCGCGGATAAAGGACATGAAGGCGCAGCAGGTGTCAGTGATGCCGGAGAGGATACTCGATCATTTGTCCGACCAGGAAGTACGGGACATCTTTTCCTATATCATGAAGAAATAG
- a CDS encoding polysaccharide lyase family 8 super-sandwich domain-containing protein, whose product MAEGGRIVFQTNSYTPARNFPLGFLLALPYYSPAMREEVIKMLKWSNEYAVLYGATFQEGYSVDFLNIKMPLLFDLAILEQDANTAVRDLKLLKRFLERNTVPGLGGRDGMKPDGVGYHHGSQHTSYMGAWLRWIDYAYYLKGTVYKISLSAYENLSKGLTYLLAGSSKGVLYAHAESGRNPFPDKLPVTPDRFEKFVEIGGDIKGVDADPVMGGIYNDVTGVNKYPVPVNSLKGFHQYNYGALGIQRKSNWVAVMRGFTSKIFGAEIYKTENRYGRYQSYGTLEVLYDGTLAATGYVLNGRGWDWNVMPGTTTVHFEGYGGLQPSRAGTAMEFQNFNFAGALSLGQHGIFGLNFSEKANGNYNPSRLVFRKTVFAFDSILVCLGSGITTQYGLGNVATNLFQAINKTTHAPIYVNSSAAVTNANYDETISTATTPLWLLNAQSTGYYIPAGNAPVRVVRTRQATPRESVTDQSLPNSFDTAYASKAWMNHGIMPNKASYHYVVVPGTTPQGMQTLAAEFATAMPYSILKQTDSLHVVRYNPSSLTSYVFFTSNNNVNIGYVKSVSAVSMAGLRESGDTLTVTVNSPDMNITTETAFNYYWLANPRTVSMVLNGNWDVQENPSNVSITSQGTTLTASFNLEHGFSKTIKLVKHIEEPARDSVAAMMSKPEAMKAAADKTRQFIIFPNPAGSQIEIVFMAASAGVAVQKIMTMQGTVLRSEKMQVNKGRNQASLNISGLTPGTYILQLTGGTVQERGVFVKY is encoded by the coding sequence ATGGCGGAAGGTGGCAGAATTGTGTTTCAAACCAATTCTTATACGCCGGCAAGAAATTTCCCGTTGGGATTTTTATTGGCGCTGCCCTATTATTCACCGGCTATGCGGGAAGAGGTGATAAAGATGCTGAAATGGTCTAACGAGTATGCCGTGTTATATGGCGCCACTTTCCAGGAGGGCTACAGCGTAGACTTTCTCAATATAAAAATGCCCTTGCTTTTTGACCTGGCCATCCTGGAGCAGGACGCAAACACCGCCGTCCGTGACCTGAAGTTGCTGAAACGTTTCCTGGAGCGGAACACGGTACCCGGACTGGGTGGCAGGGACGGGATGAAGCCCGACGGCGTCGGTTACCATCACGGGTCACAGCATACCAGTTACATGGGGGCGTGGTTAAGATGGATCGACTATGCCTATTATTTAAAAGGGACGGTTTATAAAATAAGTCTCAGTGCGTATGAGAATCTGAGCAAGGGATTGACTTATCTGCTGGCCGGATCATCCAAAGGCGTGTTGTATGCGCATGCTGAGTCCGGGAGAAATCCATTCCCCGATAAGTTACCGGTAACACCTGACCGCTTTGAAAAATTCGTCGAAATAGGAGGCGATATTAAAGGGGTTGATGCCGACCCGGTAATGGGAGGGATCTATAACGACGTGACAGGCGTCAATAAATATCCCGTACCGGTTAACTCCCTGAAAGGTTTTCATCAGTATAACTACGGCGCATTGGGAATTCAGCGGAAGAGCAACTGGGTGGCGGTGATGAGAGGGTTTACGAGTAAAATATTCGGAGCGGAAATATATAAGACGGAGAACCGGTATGGCCGTTACCAGAGTTACGGTACGCTGGAGGTATTGTATGACGGCACCCTCGCCGCCACCGGGTATGTACTCAACGGCCGCGGATGGGATTGGAATGTAATGCCTGGTACCACTACCGTGCACTTCGAGGGGTATGGAGGATTGCAGCCCTCCAGGGCAGGTACGGCGATGGAGTTTCAGAATTTCAATTTCGCAGGGGCGTTATCCCTTGGGCAGCATGGTATTTTCGGTTTAAATTTTTCTGAAAAGGCAAATGGAAATTATAACCCCTCCCGCCTGGTATTCAGGAAAACGGTCTTTGCGTTTGACAGCATTTTGGTTTGTCTGGGGAGTGGAATTACCACGCAATACGGTTTAGGGAATGTAGCTACCAATCTTTTCCAGGCCATCAATAAGACCACCCATGCGCCCATTTATGTTAATTCATCTGCCGCTGTTACAAATGCGAACTATGATGAAACCATCAGTACAGCCACAACCCCCTTATGGCTCCTGAATGCGCAATCAACCGGTTATTACATCCCGGCCGGCAATGCGCCCGTGCGCGTTGTGAGAACGCGGCAGGCTACTCCCCGGGAGTCTGTCACCGATCAGAGCCTTCCAAATTCCTTTGATACTGCCTACGCCAGTAAAGCCTGGATGAACCATGGCATAATGCCCAACAAGGCCAGCTATCATTATGTGGTAGTTCCGGGTACAACGCCGCAGGGCATGCAAACGCTGGCCGCGGAATTTGCCACCGCTATGCCCTATAGTATTCTAAAGCAAACGGACTCCCTGCACGTGGTAAGATATAATCCCTCGTCGCTTACCTCATATGTCTTTTTTACATCCAATAATAACGTCAATATTGGTTATGTAAAAAGCGTGTCAGCCGTATCCATGGCAGGGTTAAGAGAAAGCGGCGATACGCTGACAGTAACGGTGAACTCCCCGGACATGAATATCACGACGGAAACAGCCTTTAATTATTACTGGCTGGCTAATCCAAGGACGGTCAGCATGGTCCTTAACGGGAACTGGGATGTGCAGGAAAATCCCTCCAATGTGAGTATTACCAGCCAGGGAACTACGCTGACGGCATCGTTTAACCTGGAGCACGGATTTTCCAAAACCATCAAACTGGTGAAACACATAGAAGAGCCGGCGCGGGATTCCGTTGCGGCGATGATGAGTAAACCGGAAGCGATGAAAGCTGCCGCTGATAAAACAAGGCAGTTTATCATCTTCCCCAATCCAGCCGGCAGCCAGATAGAAATCGTGTTTATGGCGGCCAGCGCAGGCGTTGCCGTGCAGAAAATCATGACGATGCAGGGCACTGTTCTGCGCTCGGAAAAGATGCAGGTAAACAAAGGCCGGAATCAGGCTTCGTTAAATATTTCCGGATTAACGCCGGGCACCTATATTCTCCAGCTCACAGGGGGAACTGTGCAGGAGAGAGGGGTTTTTGTAAAATACTGA
- a CDS encoding mandelate racemase/muconate lactonizing enzyme family protein, with protein MSADNAAWLLYAAENNFSTFDEMIPAAYKKGLSHKNNKVAIMYQVPYGMPVQDLQQAAAAGYFVFKIKTGYPGTTAEMLEKDMARLTQVHHALKDLRTAQTPNGKLIYTMDANGRYEKKEWLMRYLDHARKIGAFEHILFYEEPLAEQNEEDVSDTGITIAADESVHNETSAIRRIEQGYKAMVLKGIAKTLSMSMKIAALAAEKQIPCICADLTVNPVLIDWNKNLAARLMSFPGVGMGFMETNGDMNYRNWKNMQGYHPLAGASWTQPKNGVFELNEDFYQQSGGIFLPSPHYREIIQQPH; from the coding sequence GTGAGTGCCGACAATGCCGCCTGGCTGTTATACGCGGCAGAGAATAACTTCTCCACCTTTGATGAGATGATTCCTGCCGCTTACAAAAAAGGACTGTCGCATAAAAACAATAAGGTAGCCATCATGTACCAGGTGCCGTACGGTATGCCGGTACAGGACTTACAGCAGGCCGCCGCCGCCGGCTATTTTGTATTTAAAATAAAGACGGGTTACCCGGGAACCACGGCAGAGATGCTGGAAAAGGACATGGCCAGGCTTACCCAGGTGCATCATGCGCTGAAAGACCTGCGTACAGCGCAAACCCCGAACGGTAAACTGATTTACACAATGGACGCCAACGGTCGTTATGAAAAAAAGGAATGGCTGATGCGCTACCTGGACCATGCCAGGAAGATCGGCGCTTTTGAGCATATCCTGTTTTATGAAGAACCACTGGCAGAACAGAATGAAGAAGATGTATCCGACACCGGTATTACCATTGCCGCCGATGAAAGTGTGCACAATGAAACCTCCGCGATCAGGAGAATAGAACAGGGCTACAAGGCCATGGTGTTGAAAGGCATTGCCAAAACCCTGAGTATGTCGATGAAGATAGCGGCGCTGGCTGCTGAAAAACAAATTCCCTGTATCTGTGCAGACCTGACCGTAAACCCTGTTTTAATTGACTGGAATAAAAACCTTGCCGCACGCCTGATGTCTTTCCCCGGCGTGGGGATGGGGTTCATGGAAACGAATGGGGATATGAATTACCGCAACTGGAAAAATATGCAGGGCTATCATCCGTTGGCAGGTGCTTCCTGGACGCAGCCTAAGAATGGGGTATTCGAGTTAAATGAAGACTTCTATCAGCAAAGCGGGGGCATATTCCTGCCGTCGCCGCACTACCGGGAAATTATTCAGCAACCTCATTGA
- a CDS encoding DUF5017 domain-containing protein: protein MKAVLIVLSLLTMTVSCKKEPTLDTPDFNLTSSSVTFEAGKEGQFDFAGTAGIISFYSGEAGFEYGPEGAAAGVNKSVAVKGYSDARLTKFTYTYAEKGTYKAFFVAKNVSIYAGKEVVRAITVTVTD, encoded by the coding sequence ATGAAAGCAGTATTGATCGTATTATCCTTATTAACGATGACCGTGTCCTGCAAAAAAGAACCAACGCTGGATACGCCGGATTTTAACCTTACCTCCTCATCCGTCACTTTTGAAGCGGGAAAAGAAGGTCAGTTTGATTTTGCAGGAACAGCAGGTATTATCTCATTTTATTCCGGGGAAGCCGGGTTTGAGTACGGGCCGGAAGGAGCTGCCGCCGGCGTTAACAAATCGGTTGCCGTAAAAGGATATTCAGATGCCAGGCTCACAAAGTTCACCTATACCTACGCAGAAAAAGGCACCTATAAAGCTTTTTTTGTAGCGAAGAATGTCAGCATATATGCAGGGAAGGAGGTCGTAAGGGCTATAACCGTCACTGTTACCGACTGA
- a CDS encoding RagB/SusD family nutrient uptake outer membrane protein, whose amino-acid sequence MKYSYLLLSLFLLTSLNACVKKLDSKPKDFLQPSDYYRTVEQLNIALNGVYDNLGVLYSNPIHFRFGFEGDEHWYVKSSPLSGLHIYDYTAAHPDFQSFWSNLYIGIGRANYLLANLDNNPALDSAARARVKGEALFLRAYYYFMLVQSFGGVPLILTPPVSVEQVDAPRATAKEVYDRIIADMTEAEGLVASIKQLGFGGRVNKSAVRGVLARVCLHMAGYPVRDISKYKDARNWAKKVMDDGEAGHALNPSYSGVFINLVSDKYDIKESLWEVEYWGNKSDAYTETGSLGDVNGNATQNTQTGFAYAGIKATADMYYRYQEGDIRRDWSISTFNYGTASQPANHKIFFTSVSRNTAYNRFPGKYRREYEVVLPKNNTGTPTNCPLMRYADVLLMFAEAENEVSGPTAAAIEAVNKVRRRGWCTGIKTVTITSGGAGYTTAPAVTFTGGGGSGISATAVMSGGQVTGITFAPDAVYGTARGVGYTAAPSITFTGGNGAGASAIATIYTTADADMPVEATAGKDAFRRFIQDERSRELSGETYRKADLIRWGIFVERMHALSATIERDLGTSTTPAYLNLFIKGFGPNISDRNRLWPIPTRELTLNKALTQNPGW is encoded by the coding sequence ATGAAGTACAGCTATTTATTATTATCCCTGTTTCTTCTCACCAGTCTGAACGCCTGTGTAAAGAAACTGGATAGCAAACCCAAAGACTTTCTGCAGCCTTCTGATTACTACCGCACGGTAGAACAGCTGAACATTGCATTGAATGGCGTATATGATAATCTCGGTGTATTGTATTCCAATCCCATCCACTTCCGGTTCGGGTTTGAGGGCGATGAGCACTGGTATGTAAAGAGTTCTCCCCTGAGCGGGCTTCATATTTATGATTATACCGCTGCCCATCCTGATTTTCAGAGTTTCTGGAGTAACCTGTATATTGGTATTGGCCGTGCCAATTATCTGCTGGCCAACCTGGATAATAATCCCGCCCTTGATTCGGCTGCCCGTGCCAGGGTAAAAGGCGAAGCCTTGTTTTTAAGAGCCTATTATTATTTTATGCTGGTGCAGAGTTTTGGGGGCGTTCCATTGATCCTGACGCCTCCTGTATCGGTTGAACAGGTAGATGCGCCGCGTGCCACTGCGAAAGAAGTATATGACCGCATCATCGCAGATATGACCGAAGCAGAGGGATTGGTGGCGTCTATTAAACAGCTGGGCTTTGGCGGCAGGGTGAACAAGTCGGCCGTAAGAGGCGTGCTCGCACGTGTATGCCTGCATATGGCCGGTTATCCTGTCAGGGATATCAGCAAATATAAAGATGCCCGTAACTGGGCGAAGAAAGTGATGGACGACGGGGAAGCGGGGCACGCATTAAACCCTTCCTATTCCGGCGTATTCATCAACCTGGTATCGGATAAGTATGATATCAAAGAAAGTTTATGGGAGGTAGAGTACTGGGGCAATAAATCTGACGCCTATACGGAAACAGGCTCTCTGGGAGATGTGAATGGCAATGCCACACAGAATACACAAACCGGCTTCGCCTATGCGGGCATTAAAGCAACGGCAGACATGTACTACCGTTACCAGGAAGGAGACATCAGAAGAGACTGGTCTATCTCCACTTTTAATTACGGTACCGCCAGCCAGCCCGCCAATCATAAGATTTTCTTCACTTCTGTTAGCCGTAACACGGCTTACAACAGGTTTCCCGGGAAATACAGAAGGGAATATGAAGTGGTACTGCCTAAAAATAATACAGGTACGCCCACCAACTGTCCCCTGATGCGTTACGCGGATGTATTGCTGATGTTTGCTGAAGCGGAAAATGAAGTGTCCGGACCTACCGCAGCAGCCATAGAAGCGGTCAACAAGGTGAGAAGAAGAGGATGGTGCACCGGTATTAAGACGGTGACCATCACCAGTGGAGGCGCGGGTTATACGACTGCACCCGCCGTAACCTTTACAGGCGGGGGAGGCTCCGGTATTTCGGCCACTGCGGTCATGTCGGGTGGTCAGGTTACAGGGATAACATTTGCCCCCGATGCGGTGTATGGAACAGCCCGCGGCGTGGGATATACGGCTGCGCCTTCCATTACGTTCACCGGGGGCAATGGCGCCGGCGCCAGCGCCATTGCTACCATTTACACCACTGCCGATGCAGATATGCCGGTAGAAGCAACCGCCGGTAAGGACGCATTTCGCAGGTTTATCCAGGATGAAAGATCAAGGGAGCTGAGTGGGGAAACCTACCGCAAAGCAGATCTGATCCGCTGGGGGATTTTTGTAGAGCGCATGCATGCGCTTTCCGCTACCATTGAACGGGACCTCGGTACTTCCACTACACCTGCTTACCTGAATCTTTTTATCAAGGGGTTTGGGCCTAACATATCAGACAGGAACCGGCTTTGGCCTATTCCTACAAGGGAGCTGACTTTAAATAAGGCATTAACACAAAACCCGGGCTGGTAA